The following proteins are encoded in a genomic region of Rubrobacter xylanophilus DSM 9941:
- a CDS encoding S8 family serine peptidase has protein sequence MLLCGILLSASLVAVLSGERESTARPESHPTFATRKEERFARDRIIVGLKKGVPESALWTLNRRNGANVEKSIPGTRVRVIDLPRNLSVRAALRRYRGSPNIGYAEPDFLLHPSREPNDPGYPKLYGLHNTGQTGGTPGADIDAPGAWDATTGSDTVVAVVDTGVDVSHPDLEANLWTNEGEIPGDGRDNDGNGYVDDVHGYDFFNGDASVYDPGDGDEHGTHVAGTIAAEGNNGTGIVGVNWRARLMALKFLGSGYGYTSDAAAAIHYAVDNGASVINASWGGGGYSQTLKDAIDRAESAGILVVAAAGNGGSDGLGDDNDATPFYPSSYDNANVISVAATDNTDRLASFSNYGSRSVDLGAPGVGVLSTVPGGYASYSGTSMAAPHVTGVAALIKGRNPGMDAGRLREAILGAVDEVSALKGKSVTGGRLDAARALGAPDQEAVPTDLSLSARPRTLTFGHRTTLSGRLVAASGDPLPGRTVVLQRQPAGAEAFRGFARLNTAADGTYRLSGVKPGKHTRYRARFPGSGGREAQGSTSPVRLVKVRVRVTLRLETGPLKLGSSRTVRGTVSPRHGGRVTVTIKRNGKVLARRRIPLNEKSRYSFRYRPRSPGTYAFCVAYPKHRDHLGDRSPWGGSG, from the coding sequence GTGCTGCTGTGCGGAATCCTGCTCTCGGCATCCCTTGTGGCAGTCCTCTCGGGCGAACGGGAAAGCACGGCCCGACCGGAGTCCCACCCCACCTTCGCCACCCGGAAAGAGGAAAGGTTCGCCCGGGACAGGATCATCGTCGGGCTCAAAAAGGGTGTACCCGAGAGCGCGCTGTGGACCCTCAATCGCAGGAACGGGGCCAACGTGGAGAAGAGCATCCCAGGCACGAGGGTGCGCGTGATCGACCTGCCGCGAAACCTCTCTGTGCGGGCGGCTCTCAGGCGCTACCGCGGCTCGCCAAACATCGGATACGCGGAGCCCGACTTCCTGCTCCACCCTTCCAGAGAACCCAACGACCCGGGCTACCCGAAGCTCTACGGGCTGCACAACACCGGCCAGACCGGGGGTACACCGGGCGCCGACATAGACGCACCCGGAGCCTGGGATGCGACCACCGGTTCCGATACGGTCGTCGCGGTCGTAGATACCGGGGTGGACGTCTCCCACCCCGACCTGGAGGCCAACCTCTGGACGAACGAGGGCGAGATACCCGGAGACGGCCGGGACAACGACGGCAACGGCTACGTCGACGACGTCCACGGCTATGATTTCTTCAACGGCGACGCTTCCGTCTACGACCCCGGCGACGGCGACGAACACGGGACGCACGTTGCCGGCACGATCGCCGCGGAAGGCAACAACGGCACCGGCATCGTCGGGGTGAATTGGCGGGCCCGCCTCATGGCCCTGAAGTTTCTCGGGTCCGGGTATGGCTACACATCAGACGCCGCAGCGGCCATCCACTACGCCGTCGACAACGGGGCCTCCGTGATCAACGCCAGCTGGGGCGGTGGCGGGTATTCGCAGACGCTGAAGGATGCGATCGACCGCGCAGAATCCGCAGGGATCCTCGTGGTGGCCGCCGCCGGCAACGGCGGCTCTGACGGCCTCGGCGACGACAACGACGCCACGCCCTTCTACCCGAGCTCCTATGACAACGCCAACGTGATCTCCGTGGCCGCGACCGACAACACCGACCGCTTGGCGAGCTTCTCCAACTACGGGAGCCGGTCGGTGGACCTCGGAGCCCCGGGCGTCGGGGTTCTGAGCACGGTCCCCGGGGGATACGCCTCCTACAGCGGCACCAGCATGGCAGCCCCCCACGTCACCGGCGTCGCAGCGCTCATCAAGGGCAGGAACCCCGGCATGGACGCCGGTCGGCTGCGAGAGGCGATCCTGGGAGCGGTGGACGAAGTCTCCGCCCTCAAGGGCAAGAGCGTAACCGGCGGACGCCTGGACGCGGCCCGGGCACTGGGAGCGCCGGACCAGGAGGCCGTACCCACTGACCTGAGCCTCTCTGCGCGACCGCGCACGCTCACCTTCGGGCACCGCACCACGCTCTCCGGGCGGCTGGTTGCGGCGAGCGGCGATCCCCTCCCCGGCAGAACGGTCGTCCTCCAGCGCCAGCCGGCCGGAGCAGAAGCCTTCCGCGGCTTCGCCCGGCTGAACACCGCAGCGGACGGCACCTACAGGCTCTCCGGGGTGAAGCCCGGGAAGCACACCCGTTACCGAGCCAGGTTCCCGGGCAGTGGCGGGCGGGAAGCCCAAGGCTCCACCAGCCCGGTCAGACTGGTCAAGGTAAGGGTCAGGGTCACGCTGAGGTTGGAGACGGGGCCGCTGAAACTGGGCTCCTCCAGAACGGTGCGCGGCACGGTGAGCCCCAGACACGGGGGGCGGGTCACGGTGACCATCAAGCGCAACGGCAAGGTGCTCGCCCGCCGGCGTATCCCGCTGAACGAAAAGTCCCGCTACAGCTTCCGTTACAGGCCCCGCAGTCCCGGTACGTACGCGTTCTGCGTAGCCTATCCGAAGCACCGCGACCACCTGGGCGACCGCAGCCCCTGGGGAGGTTCCGGGTGA
- a CDS encoding isocitrate/isopropylmalate dehydrogenase family protein yields the protein MARTVTLIPGDGIGPEVTGSAKEVIGALGVDIEWEIAEAGETVMEREGTPLPEYVLESIRRNKVALKGPLTTPVGTGFRSVNVALRKELDLYANIRPALSLPGLDLPYRDIDILLFRENTEDLYAGVEHMVGKHAAESIKIITREGTERICRMAFEYSRDQGRRHVTVVHKANIMKYTDGLFREVFYEVARDYEDDFEEIDERIVDNMAMQLVMKPNLYDVLVCPNLYGDILSDLCAGLTGGLGVAPGANIGEDIALFEPVHGSAPKYAGQNRANPLATLLSAKNMLYYLGYGEAADRMQGAINAALKNPETRTKDLGGSAGTREFTRAVISNLTG from the coding sequence GTGGCAAGGACCGTTACCCTCATACCCGGAGACGGAATAGGGCCGGAGGTCACTGGCTCGGCGAAGGAGGTCATCGGCGCGCTCGGCGTGGACATCGAGTGGGAGATAGCCGAGGCCGGCGAGACGGTGATGGAGAGGGAGGGGACGCCCCTCCCCGAGTACGTGCTGGAGTCCATCCGGCGCAACAAGGTGGCCCTGAAGGGCCCGCTGACCACCCCCGTGGGCACCGGCTTCCGCTCGGTGAACGTGGCCCTGCGCAAGGAGCTCGACCTCTACGCCAACATCCGCCCGGCGCTCAGCCTCCCGGGGCTCGACCTGCCGTACAGGGACATAGACATCCTGCTTTTCCGGGAGAACACCGAGGATCTGTACGCGGGCGTCGAGCACATGGTCGGCAAGCACGCCGCCGAGTCCATCAAGATCATCACCCGCGAGGGCACCGAGCGCATCTGCCGCATGGCCTTCGAGTACTCGCGGGACCAGGGCCGCAGGCACGTCACGGTGGTGCACAAGGCCAACATCATGAAGTACACCGACGGCCTCTTCCGGGAGGTCTTCTACGAGGTCGCCAGAGACTACGAGGACGACTTCGAGGAGATCGACGAGCGCATCGTGGACAACATGGCGATGCAGCTGGTGATGAAGCCGAACCTCTACGACGTTCTGGTCTGCCCCAACCTCTACGGGGACATCCTCTCGGACCTGTGCGCCGGGCTGACCGGCGGGCTCGGGGTCGCCCCGGGGGCGAACATCGGGGAGGACATCGCGCTGTTCGAGCCGGTGCACGGCTCGGCCCCCAAGTACGCCGGGCAGAACCGGGCCAACCCCTTGGCGACCCTGCTGTCGGCGAAGAACATGCTCTACTACCTGGGGTACGGCGAGGCCGCCGACCGCATGCAGGGGGCCATCAACGCCGCCCTGAAGAACCCCGAAACCCGGACGAAGGACCTCGGCGGCAGCGCCGGGACGCGGGAGTTCACCCGGGCGGTGATCTCCAACCTGACGGGCTAG
- a CDS encoding glycosyltransferase family 4 protein, translating to MRVAFFTETFLPATDGVVTRLRYTLRELARLGDEALVIAPRYPEGGPAAFAGHRIFRVPGVPFPPYPQIRLAPANPGVGRELRRFGPDLIHAVNPYILGMAAPFYARRLKVPLVASYHTNVAAYARFYRLGFLHRAARLYTRAVHNRAAVNLCTSSATLEYLRGEGIRALRLWPQGVDCELFGPHRASGRWRERLSGGHPDAGLLLFVGRLAPEKGIEQLRAALDKMPGVRLALVGDGPARPALQRVFAGTPTVFTGVLHGEELAAAYASADLFVFPSTTETLGMAMLEALASGVPVIAARSGASREVVDDGETGLLYEPGSVSSLAAAAHRLLADEPRRASMARRARAAAERRSWEAATRTLRGCYLEALGSR from the coding sequence TTGCGCGTAGCGTTCTTCACCGAGACGTTCCTCCCGGCCACCGACGGCGTGGTGACCCGGCTGCGCTACACGCTGCGGGAGCTCGCCCGCCTCGGGGACGAGGCCCTCGTGATCGCCCCCCGCTACCCGGAGGGCGGCCCCGCCGCCTTCGCCGGCCACCGAATCTTCCGGGTCCCGGGCGTCCCCTTCCCGCCCTACCCCCAGATACGGCTGGCCCCCGCCAACCCCGGCGTGGGGCGCGAGCTGCGGCGCTTCGGGCCGGACCTGATCCACGCGGTCAACCCCTACATCCTCGGGATGGCCGCCCCCTTCTACGCGCGGCGGCTGAAGGTTCCGCTCGTGGCCTCCTACCACACCAACGTGGCCGCCTACGCCCGCTTCTACCGGCTCGGCTTTCTGCACCGGGCCGCCCGGCTGTACACCCGCGCGGTGCACAACCGGGCCGCCGTGAACCTCTGCACCTCCTCTGCGACGCTGGAGTACCTCCGCGGGGAGGGGATACGCGCCCTCCGCCTCTGGCCCCAGGGGGTGGACTGCGAGCTCTTCGGGCCGCACAGGGCCTCCGGGCGCTGGCGGGAGAGGCTCTCCGGCGGCCACCCGGACGCCGGGCTGCTCCTCTTCGTCGGGCGGCTCGCCCCGGAGAAGGGCATAGAGCAGCTGCGGGCGGCGCTGGACAAGATGCCCGGCGTCCGGCTCGCCCTCGTGGGCGACGGGCCCGCCCGGCCGGCCCTGCAGAGGGTGTTCGCCGGGACGCCCACGGTCTTCACCGGCGTGCTGCACGGCGAGGAGCTCGCCGCCGCCTACGCCTCAGCGGACCTCTTCGTCTTTCCTTCCACCACCGAGACCCTGGGGATGGCGATGCTCGAGGCGCTCGCCTCCGGCGTCCCGGTCATCGCGGCCCGCAGCGGCGCCTCGCGGGAGGTGGTGGACGATGGCGAGACCGGCCTCCTGTACGAGCCTGGCTCCGTGTCCTCGCTGGCCGCCGCGGCCCACCGGCTGCTGGCCGACGAACCGCGGCGGGCCTCCATGGCCCGCAGGGCCCGCGCCGCCGCCGAGCGGCGCAGCTGGGAGGCCGCGACCCGGACGCTGCGCGGCTGCTACCTGGAGGCGCTGGGCTCCCGATGA
- a CDS encoding GtrA family protein, producing the protein MRRREKLKRGGIRFSKFTAVGLLNAAVDIGTLNLLLWLEPTRVPWQLALYNGVALVLANLNSYFWNSQWTFRGRSEHGLWQGFAFAGQALVNIGMSSGLFWLLVRPILLHTEVPTYLAGNAAKVVSVAAASVVSYFLMRYVVFSRRRPFRGRL; encoded by the coding sequence ATGAGGCGCCGCGAGAAGCTCAAAAGGGGCGGCATCCGCTTCTCCAAGTTCACCGCGGTCGGCCTGCTCAACGCCGCGGTGGACATCGGGACGCTCAACCTCCTCCTCTGGCTCGAGCCCACCCGCGTTCCCTGGCAGCTCGCCCTCTACAACGGGGTGGCGCTCGTGCTCGCCAACTTGAACAGCTACTTCTGGAACTCCCAGTGGACCTTCAGGGGGCGCTCCGAGCACGGCCTGTGGCAGGGGTTCGCCTTCGCCGGGCAGGCCCTGGTCAATATCGGGATGAGCAGCGGGCTCTTCTGGCTGCTCGTCAGGCCCATCCTGCTGCACACCGAAGTGCCCACCTACCTGGCGGGCAACGCCGCCAAGGTGGTCTCCGTCGCCGCGGCCTCCGTGGTGAGCTACTTCCTGATGCGCTACGTGGTCTTCTCCCGCCGCAGGCCCTTCCGGGGCCGCTTGTAA
- the thrS gene encoding threonine--tRNA ligase, with the protein MATVRLPDGKELEVGSGERLEDVARRIGPRLARDAVVARLNGRLVDLDLPVDGGGELEFVTADSPEGLYVLRHSTAHAMAQAILELYPGSKLTIGPPVDDGFYYDIEVNGRISEEDLPRIEEKMREIARRDLPVRREEVSKEEARRLYRDNPYKLELIDEIPDERVSIYRQGDFFDLCRGPHVPSTGRLGAFKLQSVAGAYWRGDENNPMLTRIYGTAWPTEKQLRAYLKRLEEARARDHRRLGRELGLFTFAPEDVGPGIPLFLPKGETLRHLMEGFVREVQTRHGYQHVWTGHLVNERLYARSGHLEHYRDAMFPPMRDGEVSYRLKPMNCPSHMTLFNSRPRSYRELPVRYAEFATLYRYEKSGELSGLTRVRSLTQDDAHVFCTEEQVQEEFARALAIIREVLDAYGFTDYRVRLSLRDPEGGKYIADEEKWGRAEGALRAALDAAGIDYEPAPGEAAFYGPKADFMARDVLGREWQLSTIQVDFIQPGRLGCEYVGEDGERHTPVLLHRAVTGTTERFMAVLIEHYAGAFPVWLSPVQAVVIPVADRHLEYARRVREELSEGGLRVEVDDSPNSMQKKIRENARQKTPYLLIVGDREEEAGTVNVRRRGEGKRQTEMGLRGFLERVRGEVAARR; encoded by the coding sequence ATGGCGACTGTCAGGCTTCCTGACGGCAAGGAACTGGAGGTGGGCTCCGGCGAGCGGCTGGAGGACGTCGCGCGGAGGATAGGGCCGCGCCTGGCGCGGGACGCGGTGGTGGCCCGGCTGAACGGGCGGCTCGTGGACCTGGACCTCCCGGTGGACGGCGGGGGGGAGCTGGAGTTCGTGACCGCGGACTCGCCCGAGGGGCTCTACGTGCTGCGGCACTCTACGGCGCACGCGATGGCGCAGGCCATCCTCGAGCTCTACCCCGGCAGCAAGCTCACCATCGGTCCCCCGGTGGACGACGGCTTCTACTACGACATCGAGGTGAACGGGAGGATCTCCGAGGAGGACCTCCCGCGCATCGAGGAGAAGATGCGCGAGATAGCTCGGCGGGACCTGCCCGTGAGGCGCGAGGAGGTCTCCAAGGAGGAGGCCCGGCGGCTCTACCGGGACAACCCCTACAAGCTGGAGCTCATCGACGAGATACCGGACGAGCGCGTCTCCATCTACCGGCAGGGGGACTTCTTCGACCTCTGCCGCGGGCCGCACGTGCCGAGCACCGGCAGGCTCGGGGCCTTCAAGCTGCAGAGCGTGGCCGGCGCCTACTGGCGCGGCGACGAGAACAACCCCATGCTCACCCGCATCTACGGGACCGCCTGGCCCACGGAGAAGCAGCTGAGGGCCTACCTGAAGCGGCTCGAGGAGGCCAGGGCCCGCGACCACCGCAGGCTCGGGCGCGAGCTCGGCCTCTTCACCTTCGCCCCGGAGGACGTCGGGCCGGGCATCCCGCTCTTTCTGCCCAAGGGCGAGACGCTCCGGCACCTCATGGAGGGCTTCGTGCGCGAGGTGCAGACCCGCCACGGCTACCAGCACGTCTGGACCGGCCATCTGGTCAACGAGAGGCTCTACGCCCGCTCGGGGCACCTCGAGCACTACCGGGACGCCATGTTCCCGCCCATGAGGGACGGGGAGGTCTCCTACCGGCTCAAGCCGATGAACTGCCCGAGCCACATGACCCTCTTCAACTCCCGCCCCCGCTCCTACCGGGAGCTGCCGGTGCGCTACGCGGAGTTCGCCACCCTCTACCGCTACGAGAAGAGCGGCGAGCTCTCCGGGCTCACCCGGGTGCGCAGCCTCACCCAGGACGACGCCCACGTCTTCTGCACCGAGGAGCAGGTGCAGGAGGAGTTCGCGCGGGCGCTCGCCATAATCCGCGAGGTGCTCGACGCCTACGGCTTCACCGACTACCGGGTCCGCCTCTCGCTGCGCGACCCGGAGGGCGGCAAGTACATCGCCGACGAGGAGAAGTGGGGGCGGGCCGAAGGCGCGCTGCGCGCGGCGCTGGACGCGGCGGGGATAGACTACGAACCGGCGCCCGGCGAGGCCGCCTTCTACGGCCCCAAGGCGGACTTCATGGCCAGGGACGTGCTGGGGCGCGAGTGGCAGCTCTCGACCATCCAGGTGGACTTCATCCAGCCCGGCAGGCTCGGGTGCGAGTACGTGGGGGAGGACGGCGAGAGGCACACCCCGGTGCTGCTGCACCGGGCCGTCACCGGGACCACCGAGCGCTTTATGGCCGTGCTCATCGAGCACTACGCCGGGGCCTTCCCCGTCTGGCTCTCGCCGGTGCAGGCCGTCGTCATCCCCGTCGCCGACCGGCACCTGGAGTACGCGCGGCGGGTGCGCGAGGAGCTCTCCGAGGGGGGGCTGCGGGTGGAGGTGGACGACTCGCCCAACAGCATGCAGAAGAAGATCCGGGAGAACGCCCGGCAGAAGACCCCCTACCTGCTCATCGTCGGCGACCGGGAGGAGGAGGCCGGGACGGTCAACGTCCGCAGGCGCGGCGAGGGGAAGCGGCAGACCGAGATGGGGTTGCGGGGGTTTCTCGAGCGGGTGCGCGGGGAGGTCGCCGCCCGCCGCTGA
- the infC gene encoding translation initiation factor IF-3 — protein MASAVVSPRWFPRSRQALRRGSGSPTYREEWCTVAFEDEPRINGQIRARQVRLISASGEQLGIKHIREAMDIAERQDLDLVEVAPNANPPVVRLMDYGKYKYQKEQARKAARKKQVNINVREIKLRPKIGDHDFETKKGHVERFLRGGDKVKVTIMFRGREVQHPELGERLLRRLADDLSDLGRIENQPKLDGRNMVMVLAPRKDVAKGAQEAKASRGKEKAGRR, from the coding sequence ATTGCAAGCGCAGTTGTAAGCCCGCGCTGGTTCCCGAGGTCCCGGCAGGCCCTTCGGCGCGGGAGCGGTAGTCCTACGTACCGAGAGGAGTGGTGCACAGTAGCTTTTGAGGACGAGCCGAGGATCAACGGCCAGATAAGGGCGCGGCAGGTGCGCCTCATATCCGCCAGCGGCGAGCAGCTGGGGATAAAGCACATCCGCGAGGCGATGGACATCGCCGAGAGGCAGGACCTCGACCTCGTGGAGGTCGCCCCCAACGCCAACCCGCCCGTGGTCCGGCTGATGGACTACGGGAAGTACAAGTACCAGAAGGAGCAGGCCAGAAAGGCCGCCCGCAAGAAGCAGGTCAACATCAACGTCCGGGAGATAAAGCTCCGGCCGAAGATCGGGGACCACGACTTCGAGACCAAGAAGGGGCACGTGGAGCGCTTTCTGCGCGGGGGCGACAAGGTGAAGGTCACCATCATGTTCCGGGGGCGCGAGGTCCAGCACCCGGAGCTCGGCGAGCGGCTCCTGCGGCGGCTGGCCGACGATCTCTCCGACCTCGGCCGCATCGAGAACCAGCCCAAGCTCGACGGGCGCAACATGGTGATGGTGCTGGCCCCCCGCAAGGACGTGGCCAAGGGCGCGCAGGAGGCGAAGGCCTCCCGCGGGAAGGAGAAGGCCGGCCGCCGTTAG
- the rpmI gene encoding 50S ribosomal protein L35, which produces MPKMKTHKGAAGRFEVMKRGKLRRRRAGHNHILEKKTSKRKRRLNTETYVNPADEKRVRRLLGVR; this is translated from the coding sequence ATGCCGAAGATGAAGACCCACAAGGGCGCCGCGGGGCGCTTCGAGGTCATGAAGCGCGGCAAGCTCAGGCGGCGGCGCGCCGGGCACAACCACATCCTGGAGAAGAAGACCAGCAAGCGCAAGCGGCGGCTCAACACCGAGACCTACGTCAACCCCGCCGACGAGAAGCGGGTGAGGCGTCTTCTGGGGGTGAGGTAG
- the rplT gene encoding 50S ribosomal protein L20, producing MARASRSIHARKKRRKLLKEARGYRGTKHTSYKRAKEQVWKSGVYAYVGRKQKKRDFRALWIQRINAAARRHGLSYSRFVHGLRLAGFDLDRKVLADLAVSEPEAFGAVAAQAKNALEGRPVERRVELGGAGR from the coding sequence ATGGCCCGCGCCTCGCGCAGCATCCACGCCCGCAAGAAGCGCCGCAAGCTCCTCAAGGAGGCCCGCGGCTACCGGGGGACCAAGCACACCTCCTACAAGCGCGCCAAGGAGCAGGTCTGGAAGAGCGGCGTCTACGCCTACGTCGGGCGCAAGCAGAAGAAGCGGGACTTCAGGGCGCTCTGGATCCAGCGGATCAACGCCGCCGCCCGGCGGCACGGGCTCTCCTACTCCCGCTTTGTCCACGGGCTGAGGCTGGCGGGCTTCGACCTGGACCGCAAGGTGCTCGCCGACCTCGCCGTCTCCGAGCCGGAGGCCTTCGGCGCCGTCGCCGCCCAGGCGAAGAACGCGCTGGAGGGGCGTCCGGTGGAGCGGCGCGTCGAGCTCGGAGGGGCGGGCCGGTAG
- a CDS encoding TrmH family RNA methyltransferase — MISPRRARRLQRKRYREEERLFLAEGERLLAEATVPPLRVFTEPEQIRRVSTLKTPAGPVGVFPYLDVSPEELLARGRIVVLLEGVQDPGNVGTVIRSAHAFGAGVALSRGCADLYNPKTVRSTMGSLFRVPVARELDPLAFLELARGAGFGLAAATPGGGEPPGSMPGGNLVVAVGSEGAGLSPGVVRACGVRVSIPSRAPSLNAAVAASILLYEAYRRVLT, encoded by the coding sequence GTGATCTCGCCCCGCCGGGCGAGGCGGCTGCAGCGCAAGCGCTACCGGGAGGAGGAGCGCCTGTTTCTGGCCGAGGGGGAGCGCCTCCTCGCCGAGGCCACCGTGCCGCCGCTGCGGGTGTTCACCGAGCCCGAACAGATCCGTCGCGTCTCCACGCTGAAGACCCCGGCCGGCCCGGTCGGGGTCTTCCCGTACCTGGACGTCTCCCCGGAGGAGCTGCTCGCCAGGGGCCGCATCGTGGTTCTGCTCGAGGGGGTGCAGGACCCGGGCAACGTGGGGACCGTGATCCGCTCCGCCCACGCCTTCGGGGCGGGGGTGGCCCTCTCGCGGGGCTGCGCCGACCTCTACAACCCCAAGACGGTCCGCTCCACGATGGGCTCGCTCTTCCGCGTGCCGGTGGCCAGGGAGCTCGATCCCCTGGCCTTTCTCGAGCTCGCGCGCGGGGCGGGCTTCGGGCTCGCCGCCGCAACCCCCGGCGGCGGCGAGCCCCCCGGGAGCATGCCCGGCGGGAACCTCGTGGTGGCGGTCGGCTCCGAGGGGGCCGGGCTCTCCCCGGGGGTCGTCCGCGCCTGCGGGGTGCGGGTCAGCATCCCCTCCCGCGCGCCCTCGCTCAACGCCGCCGTCGCGGCCTCCATCCTGCTCTACGAGGCATACCGCCGTGTGCTAACATAA
- the pheS gene encoding phenylalanine--tRNA ligase subunit alpha, whose translation MAALTDRIRQLREEALAAVAAAESTAALEQARVRYLGRSAELTEIKKSIGRLPPEERRAVGREANEASREIQRALQERTGQLAAAERARRLREEAVDITLPGYPFQKGSLHPTQRIIEEVVDFFVGLGYRVAEGPEVETDYYNFTALNIPPDHPARLMQATFFLDEGLVLRTHTSPVQVRTMLSQEPPVYVVVPGRVYRRDSDPTHTPMFNQIEGLAVDRGLTLAHLKGTLAAMARHVFGDAVKVRLRPSYFQFTEPSVELDVSCFVCGGSDAGCKVCKGAGWLEMLGAGMVDPAVLEEVGYDPEEYTGFAFGMGPDRMAMVRYGVPDLRLFFEGDLRFLRQF comes from the coding sequence ATGGCCGCCCTCACGGACCGGATACGGCAGCTCAGGGAGGAGGCGCTCGCCGCGGTGGCAGCGGCGGAGTCCACCGCCGCCCTGGAGCAGGCGCGGGTCAGGTACCTCGGCCGGTCGGCGGAGCTCACCGAGATAAAAAAGAGCATCGGCCGGCTCCCCCCCGAGGAGCGCAGGGCGGTGGGCAGGGAGGCCAACGAGGCCTCGCGCGAGATACAGCGGGCGCTGCAGGAGCGCACCGGGCAGCTCGCGGCCGCCGAGCGGGCGCGGCGGCTGCGGGAGGAGGCGGTGGACATCACCCTCCCCGGCTACCCCTTCCAGAAGGGGAGCCTCCACCCCACGCAGAGGATCATCGAGGAGGTCGTGGACTTCTTCGTCGGGCTCGGTTACCGGGTGGCCGAGGGGCCGGAGGTGGAGACCGACTACTACAACTTCACCGCGCTCAACATCCCGCCCGACCACCCGGCGCGCCTCATGCAGGCCACCTTCTTCCTCGACGAGGGGCTGGTGCTCAGGACCCACACCTCGCCGGTGCAGGTGCGCACCATGCTCTCCCAGGAGCCCCCGGTCTACGTGGTGGTCCCGGGGCGGGTCTACCGGCGCGACTCCGACCCCACCCACACCCCCATGTTCAACCAGATAGAGGGGCTGGCCGTGGACCGCGGGCTCACCCTCGCCCACCTGAAGGGGACGCTCGCCGCCATGGCCCGCCACGTCTTCGGCGACGCCGTGAAGGTGCGCCTCAGGCCCAGCTACTTCCAGTTCACCGAGCCCAGCGTCGAGCTGGACGTCAGCTGCTTCGTCTGCGGGGGCTCCGACGCCGGATGCAAGGTTTGCAAGGGGGCCGGCTGGCTCGAGATGCTCGGGGCGGGGATGGTCGACCCGGCCGTCCTCGAGGAGGTCGGCTACGACCCCGAGGAGTACACCGGCTTCGCCTTCGGCATGGGGCCGGACCGGATGGCGATGGTCAGGTACGGCGTTCCAGACCTCAGGCTCTTCTTCGAGGGCGACCTTCGTTTCCTGCGGCAGTTCTGA